A single region of the Latilactobacillus curvatus JCM 1096 = DSM 20019 genome encodes:
- the pfkA gene encoding 6-phosphofructokinase, translated as MKRIGILTSGGDAPGMNAAIRAVARKAMHEGLEVYGINYGYAGLVAGDIFKMDPITVGDKIQRGGTFLYSARYPEFAQVEGQLKGIEQLKKFGIEALVVIGGDGSYHGALRLTEHGYNAIGLPGTIDNDIPFTDQTIGFDTAVNTVLESIDRIRDTAASHERTFVVEVMGRGAGDIALWAGVAGGAQDIIIPEHDFDVKAVADKLRTSREHGQKHAVIVLAEGVMHADEFSEKLSEYGDFHLRSTVLGHVVRGGAPTASDRVLASRLGSKAVELLLEGKGGVALGIEKNEIIAHDMLDLFNHKHHAMLDLYDLNEDLAY; from the coding sequence ATGAAACGCATAGGTATTTTGACAAGTGGTGGGGATGCACCTGGTATGAACGCTGCCATCCGTGCCGTTGCAAGAAAAGCAATGCATGAAGGCCTTGAAGTCTATGGTATCAATTATGGTTACGCTGGTTTAGTTGCCGGAGATATCTTCAAGATGGACCCAATTACGGTTGGTGACAAGATTCAACGTGGTGGGACATTCTTGTACTCAGCACGTTATCCAGAATTTGCACAAGTCGAAGGACAATTGAAAGGTATTGAACAACTCAAGAAGTTTGGTATCGAAGCTTTAGTTGTCATCGGTGGTGATGGTTCTTATCACGGTGCACTTCGTTTAACTGAACATGGTTATAACGCAATTGGTCTTCCAGGAACAATTGATAATGATATTCCATTTACAGATCAAACAATTGGTTTCGATACAGCTGTGAACACAGTGCTCGAATCAATTGACCGGATCCGTGATACAGCTGCTAGTCACGAAAGAACTTTCGTTGTGGAAGTAATGGGTCGTGGCGCTGGTGATATCGCGCTTTGGGCTGGTGTTGCCGGTGGCGCACAAGACATTATTATCCCTGAACATGATTTCGACGTTAAGGCCGTTGCTGATAAGCTACGTACTTCACGTGAACATGGTCAAAAACACGCTGTCATTGTATTGGCTGAAGGTGTGATGCACGCTGATGAATTCTCAGAAAAACTTTCTGAATACGGCGATTTCCACTTACGTTCAACTGTTTTAGGACACGTTGTTCGTGGTGGGGCACCAACAGCTAGTGACCGTGTGTTAGCAAGTCGTTTGGGCTCAAAAGCAGTTGAATTATTGCTTGAAGGCAAAGGTGGCGTTGCACTTGGGATTGAAAAGAACGAAATTATCGCACATGATATGTTAGACTTGTTCAATCACAAGCATCACGCAATGTTAGATCTTTATGATTTAAACGAAGATTTAGCTTACTAG